From the genome of Streptacidiphilus rugosus AM-16, one region includes:
- a CDS encoding DUF6082 family protein — translation MRGLRASITLILPLVGAVLLCVALTWVLVSLPFGLLQHSAQANAGNAFNGAAAVGSTLVLFFMVRTLRLQELEQRAQREELRLQRAVLQEQCAKTEATNSELRRTSEALLRGLHMGLMRLAMEDEEIATLWPSCSADAPPGRNKQYLYINQVISLQYLALESGYPPAMIEANLAAFFTQPVWRAFWEDTQPERATRTPPGTLEADFFVIVERAYQAGAGSVPLHGRRGEPSADGQVPSGMDQRLA, via the coding sequence ATGCGAGGTCTACGCGCGTCGATCACCCTGATCCTGCCGCTGGTCGGCGCGGTCCTGCTCTGTGTGGCCCTGACCTGGGTTCTGGTCAGCCTCCCCTTCGGGCTGCTCCAGCACAGTGCACAGGCCAACGCCGGCAACGCCTTCAACGGCGCGGCCGCCGTCGGCAGCACCCTGGTGCTCTTCTTCATGGTCCGCACCCTGCGACTGCAGGAGCTCGAACAACGCGCGCAGCGCGAGGAGCTGCGGCTCCAGCGCGCCGTGCTCCAGGAACAGTGCGCGAAGACCGAAGCCACCAACAGCGAACTGCGGCGCACCTCGGAGGCCCTGCTGCGGGGCCTGCACATGGGTCTGATGCGGCTCGCCATGGAGGACGAGGAGATCGCCACGCTCTGGCCCAGTTGCTCCGCCGACGCCCCGCCGGGCCGCAACAAGCAGTACCTCTACATCAACCAGGTGATCTCGCTGCAGTACCTCGCGCTGGAGAGCGGCTACCCGCCCGCGATGATCGAGGCGAACCTGGCCGCCTTCTTCACCCAGCCCGTCTGGCGGGCGTTCTGGGAGGACACCCAGCCCGAACGGGCGACCCGCACCCCGCCCGGCACCCTGGAGGCCGACTTCTTCGTCATCGTCGAGCGGGCCTACCAGGCGGGAGCCGGCTCCGTGCCGCTCCACGGCCGCCGCGGCGAGCCCTCAGCCGACGGGCAGGTCCCGTCCGGCATGGACCAGCGTCTCGCGTGA
- the dusB gene encoding tRNA dihydrouridine synthase DusB — MSITDTVTAAPLRLGALEVWPPVVLAPMAGITNAPFRTLCREQSGGKGLFVSEMITTRALVERNAKTMQLIHFDPSEQPRSVQLYGVDPETVGRAAKMIAEEDLADHIDLNFGCPVPKVTRKGGGSALPYKRNLLREILREAVRNAGDLPVTMKMRMGIDDDHITYLDAGRIGAEEGVAAIALHGRTAIQHYSGEADWSAIARLREIVPAHVPVLGNGDIWSADDAARMVRETGCDGVVVGRGCLGRPWLFKELVSVFEGEVDYARPDFGYVARTMVRHAELLGEWIGDEKRGVVDFRKHVAWYTKGFSVGSELRNALATVSSLAELEDHLSRIDAAQHWPDSADGPRGRTSGAARVVLPEGWLDDPYDCAVPSADAELDTSGG, encoded by the coding sequence ATGAGCATCACGGACACCGTCACCGCAGCTCCGTTGCGCCTCGGCGCGCTGGAGGTGTGGCCGCCCGTCGTGCTCGCGCCGATGGCGGGGATCACCAACGCGCCGTTCCGCACCCTCTGCCGCGAGCAGAGCGGGGGCAAGGGGCTGTTCGTCTCGGAGATGATCACGACCAGGGCCCTGGTCGAGCGGAACGCCAAGACCATGCAGCTGATCCACTTCGACCCGAGCGAGCAGCCGCGCTCGGTCCAGCTGTACGGCGTGGACCCGGAGACCGTCGGCCGCGCGGCGAAGATGATCGCCGAGGAGGACCTGGCCGACCACATCGACCTCAACTTCGGCTGCCCGGTCCCCAAGGTCACCCGCAAGGGCGGCGGCTCCGCCCTGCCCTACAAGCGGAACCTGCTCCGCGAGATCCTCCGCGAGGCCGTCCGCAACGCGGGCGACCTGCCGGTCACCATGAAGATGCGGATGGGCATCGACGACGACCACATCACCTACCTCGACGCCGGCCGGATCGGCGCGGAGGAGGGCGTCGCCGCGATCGCCCTGCACGGCCGCACCGCGATCCAGCACTACAGCGGCGAGGCCGACTGGTCGGCGATCGCCCGCCTGCGCGAGATCGTCCCCGCCCACGTCCCTGTGCTCGGCAACGGCGACATCTGGTCGGCCGACGACGCGGCCCGCATGGTCCGCGAGACCGGCTGCGACGGCGTGGTCGTCGGCCGCGGCTGCCTGGGGCGGCCGTGGCTGTTCAAGGAGCTGGTCAGCGTCTTCGAGGGCGAGGTCGACTACGCCCGCCCCGACTTCGGCTACGTGGCCCGCACCATGGTGCGCCACGCCGAGCTGCTGGGGGAGTGGATCGGCGACGAGAAGCGCGGCGTCGTCGACTTCCGCAAGCACGTGGCCTGGTACACCAAGGGCTTCTCGGTCGGCTCGGAGCTGCGCAACGCCCTCGCCACCGTCTCCTCGCTGGCCGAGCTGGAGGACCACCTCTCCAGGATCGACGCCGCCCAGCACTGGCCGGACAGCGCCGACGGCCCCCGCGGCCGCACCTCGGGCGCGGCCCGTGTGGTGCTCCCCGAGGGCTGGCTGGACGACCCGTACGACTGCGCCGTTCCGTCAGCCGACGCGGAGCTGGATACGTCAGGCGGCTGA
- a CDS encoding helix-turn-helix transcriptional regulator has translation MTTAAASTPPLELVHSAPTAERRGDLRRRELAAFLRSRRERISPEQVGLPSGGRRRTPGLRREEVAQLAAVGVTWYTWLEQARDIQVSGQVLDAIARGLLLDQVERQHLFALAGAADPAGAPRECPVVTPTVRAILDQLAPMPAMVLNARFDVIGCNDVYSRLCGGLERFAPEERNILWLAFTEPSWRELLVDWEQAVPHMVAKFRVALAEHVAEPKYKSLLKRLQLASPEFVEHWEHHDVTGTSEGTKRFLNAEVGLLNFEYTNLWLGPRPGYRMITYVPADPQTRERVERLAAMGQ, from the coding sequence ATGACCACAGCCGCCGCGTCCACTCCGCCCCTCGAACTCGTCCACTCGGCCCCCACCGCCGAGCGGCGCGGCGACCTGCGCCGCCGCGAGCTGGCCGCGTTCCTGCGCAGCCGCCGCGAGCGGATCTCGCCGGAGCAGGTCGGCCTGCCCAGCGGCGGCCGCCGCCGGACGCCGGGGCTGCGCCGCGAGGAGGTCGCGCAGCTCGCCGCGGTAGGGGTCACCTGGTACACGTGGCTGGAGCAGGCCCGGGACATCCAGGTGTCCGGGCAGGTCCTCGACGCCATCGCGCGCGGGCTGCTGCTGGACCAGGTCGAGCGGCAGCACCTGTTCGCCCTGGCCGGCGCCGCGGACCCGGCGGGCGCGCCGCGCGAGTGCCCGGTGGTCACCCCGACGGTCCGCGCGATCCTCGACCAGCTCGCGCCGATGCCCGCGATGGTGCTGAACGCGCGCTTCGACGTGATCGGCTGCAACGACGTCTACTCCCGGCTCTGCGGCGGTCTCGAGCGCTTCGCGCCCGAGGAGCGCAACATCCTCTGGCTGGCCTTCACCGAGCCGAGCTGGCGGGAGCTGCTGGTCGACTGGGAGCAGGCGGTGCCGCACATGGTGGCCAAGTTCCGGGTCGCGCTCGCCGAGCACGTGGCGGAGCCGAAGTACAAGTCGCTGCTCAAGCGGCTGCAACTGGCCTCGCCCGAGTTCGTCGAGCACTGGGAGCACCACGACGTGACCGGCACCTCGGAGGGCACCAAGCGCTTCCTGAACGCCGAGGTGGGTCTGCTGAACTTCGAGTACACCAACCTGTGGCTGGGTCCGCGGCCCGGTTACCGCATGATCACCTATGTTCCGGCGGACCCCCAGACCAGGGAGCGCGTGGAGCGTCTGGCGGCGATGGGACAATAG
- a CDS encoding MFS transporter has translation MSIQSTPPQTAGTPTRANVLPRVIRVGDTAPSAAGATSSAARTAPAQPRLSTLGLVTVLLGAFLPMLDFFIVNVALPTIDRDLSAGPATLELFVAGYGIAYAVLLVLGGRLGDLYGRKKLFVAGALLFGLTSLACGLAPTALALVVARVAQGASAALMLPQALATIQAATDGERKAKAMGIYGAVGGISVVIGQVLGGVLLSANLFGTGWRFIFLVNVPVALAAVLLASRAVPETRSANPARVDVPGTVLLGAALLALLVPLMEGRSLGWPAWTWVLLAASPFLFGAFVSVERRGERAGQVPLVPLSLLKLRGLRVGLTMAVPFFAGFGGFMMVMAVALQVGLHEGPIASGLAMVPMATGFFAASLAGPRLLSRFGSRVIVTGAVIQAIGLGVLTLTVLTDWSGLSPWVLLPGMAIAGTGQGLVMPPLIRLVLGQVPVERAGVGGGILATTQQSSLALGVATLGTLFLSLSPTMGMHHALALVLALQFAATFAVIALATRLPRSVG, from the coding sequence GTGAGCATCCAGAGCACACCTCCGCAGACCGCCGGGACACCCACCCGGGCCAACGTCCTGCCCCGCGTCATCCGCGTGGGCGACACCGCCCCCTCCGCCGCCGGCGCCACCTCCTCCGCCGCCAGGACCGCTCCCGCCCAGCCCCGGCTGAGCACCCTGGGCCTGGTCACCGTCCTGCTCGGCGCCTTCCTGCCGATGCTGGACTTCTTCATCGTCAACGTCGCGCTGCCGACCATCGACCGCGACCTCTCCGCCGGTCCGGCCACCCTGGAACTCTTCGTCGCCGGCTACGGCATCGCCTACGCGGTGCTGCTGGTCCTCGGCGGCCGCCTCGGCGACCTGTACGGGCGCAAGAAGCTCTTCGTCGCCGGCGCGCTCCTCTTCGGACTCACCTCGCTGGCCTGCGGGCTCGCGCCGACCGCCCTGGCGCTCGTCGTCGCCAGGGTCGCGCAGGGCGCGTCCGCCGCGCTGATGCTGCCGCAGGCGCTGGCCACCATCCAGGCCGCCACCGACGGCGAGCGCAAGGCCAAGGCCATGGGCATCTACGGCGCCGTGGGCGGGATCTCCGTCGTGATCGGCCAGGTGCTGGGCGGCGTACTGCTCTCCGCGAACCTGTTCGGCACCGGCTGGCGGTTCATCTTCCTGGTCAACGTGCCGGTCGCGCTGGCCGCCGTGCTGCTCGCCAGCCGCGCCGTCCCCGAGACCCGCTCGGCCAACCCGGCGCGCGTCGACGTCCCCGGCACCGTGCTCCTCGGCGCGGCCCTGCTCGCGCTGCTGGTCCCGCTGATGGAGGGCCGCTCACTGGGCTGGCCCGCCTGGACCTGGGTGCTGCTGGCCGCCTCGCCCTTCCTCTTCGGGGCCTTCGTGTCGGTCGAGCGCCGCGGCGAGCGGGCCGGTCAGGTTCCGCTGGTCCCGCTGTCGCTGCTGAAGCTGCGCGGGCTGCGGGTCGGCCTGACCATGGCGGTGCCGTTCTTCGCCGGCTTCGGCGGCTTCATGATGGTGATGGCCGTGGCGCTGCAGGTCGGCCTGCACGAGGGCCCGATCGCCTCCGGTCTGGCGATGGTCCCGATGGCGACCGGCTTCTTCGCCGCCTCGCTGGCCGGTCCCCGGCTGCTGAGCCGCTTCGGCTCCCGCGTCATCGTGACCGGCGCGGTGATCCAGGCCATCGGCCTGGGCGTGCTGACCCTGACGGTGCTGACCGACTGGTCCGGCCTGAGCCCGTGGGTGCTGCTGCCCGGCATGGCGATCGCCGGCACCGGCCAGGGTCTGGTCATGCCGCCGCTCATCCGGCTGGTGCTGGGTCAGGTTCCGGTCGAGCGGGCGGGCGTGGGCGGCGGGATCCTCGCCACCACCCAGCAGTCCTCGCTGGCCCTCGGCGTCGCGACCCTGGGCACGCTGTTCCTCTCCCTCTCCCCCACCATGGGCATGCACCACGCCCTGGCGCTGGTCCTGGCCCTGCAGTTCGCGGCGACCTTCGCGGTCATCGCCCTGGCGACGCGCCTGCCGCGCTCGGTCGGGTGA
- a CDS encoding NADAR family protein produces the protein MNAHEIDTHTHPAAARSREQLAALTAAGARPKWLMFWGHQPQRDGSVGSGALSQWWPCRFEVDGVEYRSAEHWMMAAKARLFDDEAAVAPILAARTPAEAKALGRLVSGFEESRWAAERFELVVRGNVAKFGQDQALRAYLLGTAQRVLVEASPRDRIWGIGLGAANPAATDPARWRGLNLLGFALMEARERLAAAQ, from the coding sequence ATGAACGCGCACGAGATCGACACCCACACCCACCCGGCGGCAGCCCGTAGCCGGGAGCAGCTCGCGGCCCTGACGGCAGCCGGCGCCCGCCCGAAGTGGCTGATGTTCTGGGGGCATCAGCCACAGAGGGACGGCAGCGTCGGCTCCGGCGCGCTGAGCCAGTGGTGGCCGTGCCGCTTCGAGGTCGACGGCGTCGAGTACCGCAGCGCCGAGCACTGGATGATGGCCGCCAAGGCTCGCCTCTTCGACGACGAGGCCGCCGTGGCCCCGATCCTCGCGGCCCGCACGCCGGCCGAGGCCAAGGCGCTGGGCCGGCTGGTGTCGGGCTTCGAGGAGTCCCGCTGGGCGGCGGAACGCTTCGAGCTCGTGGTGCGGGGCAATGTCGCCAAGTTCGGCCAGGACCAGGCGCTCCGCGCCTACCTCCTGGGCACCGCCCAGCGGGTCCTGGTCGAGGCCAGCCCCCGCGACCGTATCTGGGGCATAGGCCTCGGCGCGGCCAACCCCGCCGCCACCGACCCCGCCCGCTGGCGCGGCCTCAACCTCCTCGGCTTCGCCCTGATGGAGGCCCGGGAGCGCCTCGCCGCCGCCCAGTGA
- a CDS encoding DUF4097 family beta strand repeat-containing protein, with amino-acid sequence MTAEPARRRGLWYSLAAVVVVVVTLVSGGTVVTWLLEQHAQQTTGYTDRDVRAVQVFAPDAGVRIVSGPDRSASVTAKLTWVTSKPLVDVQLDAQGVLSVKVSCDSQGKFLAGFGTCSADVDIQVPPAASVDARTSSGAITVTALTGPVQARASSGAITLNNLSGDVDAQASSGAIEASGLTSTTVSATAGSGSVDLDFAHPPSKVTTSVTSGALSLALPRGSRYHVTASVGSGAGAASVDDGLASDSAPGLITATATSGAISISYR; translated from the coding sequence ATGACGGCCGAGCCGGCCCGCCGCCGCGGCCTCTGGTACTCGCTCGCCGCGGTGGTGGTCGTGGTCGTGACCCTGGTCTCCGGGGGAACCGTGGTGACCTGGCTGCTGGAGCAGCACGCGCAGCAGACGACGGGGTACACGGACCGGGACGTCAGGGCCGTCCAGGTCTTCGCGCCCGACGCCGGGGTCCGGATCGTCTCCGGCCCCGACCGGTCCGCCTCGGTGACGGCGAAACTCACCTGGGTCACCTCGAAACCGCTGGTCGACGTGCAACTGGACGCCCAGGGCGTCCTGTCGGTCAAGGTGAGCTGCGACAGCCAGGGGAAGTTCCTGGCCGGATTCGGCACGTGCAGCGCGGACGTCGACATCCAGGTGCCCCCCGCCGCCTCGGTCGACGCCCGGACCAGCTCGGGCGCGATCACGGTCACCGCCCTGACCGGCCCGGTCCAGGCACGGGCCTCCTCGGGGGCCATCACCTTGAACAACCTTTCCGGCGACGTGGACGCGCAGGCGTCGAGCGGCGCGATCGAAGCCTCGGGGCTGACCTCGACCACGGTCTCGGCGACGGCCGGCTCGGGCTCGGTCGACCTGGACTTCGCCCACCCGCCGTCGAAGGTGACCACGTCGGTGACCTCCGGCGCACTCAGCCTCGCCCTGCCGCGTGGCAGCCGGTACCACGTGACCGCGTCCGTCGGCTCGGGTGCGGGTGCGGCCTCCGTGGACGACGGCCTGGCCAGCGACTCGGCCCCGGGCCTCATCACGGCCACGGCCACCAGCGGCGCGATCTCGATCAGCTACCGCTGA
- a CDS encoding response regulator transcription factor — translation MRAVIAEDSVLLRAGLVKVLEAVGYTVLAAVNDAEQLLAAVEEHRPDVVVTDVRMPPGLTDEGVRAALLIRRQYPEIAVLLLSQYVEERYAADLLTGNNRGVGYLLKERVGNVDDFLDALERVAAGGTALDPEVVSQLLLRRQSGPLDLLTPREREVLALMAEGRSNAAIAQGLVVSESAVAKHINNIFMKLGLSPTDGEHRRVMAVLRFLESEESS, via the coding sequence GTGCGTGCTGTAATCGCCGAGGACTCGGTCCTGCTGCGGGCGGGCCTGGTCAAGGTGCTGGAGGCCGTGGGCTACACGGTCCTGGCCGCGGTCAACGACGCGGAGCAGCTGCTGGCGGCCGTCGAGGAGCACCGGCCCGACGTGGTCGTCACCGATGTGCGGATGCCGCCGGGACTGACCGACGAGGGCGTTCGGGCCGCCCTGCTGATCCGGCGTCAGTATCCGGAGATCGCGGTGCTGCTGCTCTCCCAGTACGTCGAGGAGCGGTACGCCGCCGACCTGCTGACCGGCAACAACCGCGGCGTCGGCTACCTGCTGAAGGAGCGGGTCGGCAACGTCGACGACTTCCTCGACGCGCTGGAACGGGTCGCGGCGGGCGGCACGGCGTTGGACCCCGAGGTCGTCTCGCAGCTGCTGCTGCGCCGCCAGAGCGGCCCGCTGGACCTGCTGACCCCGCGCGAGCGGGAGGTCCTGGCCCTGATGGCGGAGGGGCGCTCGAACGCGGCGATCGCGCAGGGCCTGGTGGTCAGCGAGAGCGCGGTGGCCAAGCACATCAACAACATCTTCATGAAGCTCGGCCTCAGCCCGACCGACGGCGAGCACCGGCGGGTCATGGCCGTGCTGCGCTTCCTCGAATCGGAGGAGTCGTCATGA
- a CDS encoding sensor histidine kinase — MPIVRAIRRVLAPYGRQGLRDVAFLATAVPPALLPAIVFVSSPSAVSLSLVPLLTLLLLPLLTRIQRSRFLTQLGLDIPAVPSPGPPWRLLTTEATWRQYLYHLLVNAAVALYGAGVLFVMAAGVVLASLPSWYFALPDSADVRVNHHSLMWMTTLGAVLLVAAPWLAWLGRWLDTRAAAGLLGPSRTRELVRRVENLAESRAEVVDAADAERRRIERDLHDGAQQRLVSLAMNLGLARRMLKNLPVEEQATRAMTVIEEAHTEAQAAIAELRDLVRGLHPVVLEDRGLDAALSGVAARAPLPVKLDVTMARRAAPAVEAVAYFVVSEALANIAKHARASRAEISVRENGSRLFITVFDDGVGGADPVKGTGLVGLRQRAASVDGTLQITSPLGGPTTLRAELPCVL; from the coding sequence ATGCCAATAGTCAGGGCGATCCGCCGGGTTCTGGCGCCGTACGGGCGTCAGGGTCTGCGCGACGTCGCCTTCCTCGCCACGGCGGTGCCGCCCGCCCTGCTGCCGGCGATCGTCTTCGTCAGCTCGCCGAGCGCGGTCAGCCTCTCCCTCGTGCCGCTGCTCACGCTTCTGCTGCTGCCGTTGCTGACGCGCATCCAGCGCAGCCGTTTCCTCACGCAGTTGGGTCTGGATATTCCCGCCGTGCCCAGTCCCGGCCCGCCGTGGCGGCTGCTGACGACGGAGGCGACCTGGCGGCAGTACCTCTACCACCTGCTGGTCAACGCGGCGGTGGCGCTCTACGGCGCCGGCGTGCTCTTCGTGATGGCGGCCGGGGTGGTGCTGGCCAGCCTGCCGTCCTGGTACTTCGCGCTGCCCGACTCCGCCGACGTGCGGGTCAACCACCACAGCCTGATGTGGATGACCACGCTCGGCGCGGTCCTGCTGGTGGCGGCCCCGTGGCTGGCGTGGCTCGGGCGGTGGCTGGACACCCGCGCCGCGGCCGGCCTGCTCGGGCCGAGCCGCACGCGTGAACTCGTCCGCAGGGTCGAGAACCTGGCGGAGAGCCGGGCCGAGGTCGTCGACGCCGCGGACGCGGAGCGCCGCCGGATCGAGCGCGACCTGCACGACGGCGCCCAGCAGCGGCTGGTCTCGCTGGCGATGAACCTGGGCCTGGCCCGCCGGATGCTGAAGAACCTGCCCGTCGAGGAGCAGGCGACGCGCGCGATGACGGTCATCGAGGAGGCGCACACCGAGGCGCAGGCCGCCATCGCCGAACTGCGGGACCTGGTACGCGGTCTGCACCCGGTGGTGCTGGAGGACCGCGGCCTGGACGCCGCGCTGTCCGGGGTCGCCGCGCGGGCGCCGCTGCCGGTCAAGCTGGACGTCACGATGGCGCGCCGGGCCGCGCCCGCGGTGGAGGCGGTGGCGTACTTCGTGGTGTCAGAGGCCCTGGCGAACATCGCCAAGCACGCGCGGGCCTCCCGTGCGGAGATCTCCGTCCGGGAGAATGGCTCCCGCCTGTTCATCACCGTGTTCGACGACGGCGTCGGCGGAGCCGACCCGGTCAAGGGCACCGGACTCGTCGGGCTGCGGCAGCGTGCCGCCTCCGTGGACGGGACCCTGCAGATCACCAGCCCCCTCGGGGGCCCGACGACTCTTCGAGCGGAGCTGCCGTGCGTGCTGTAA
- a CDS encoding glycine--tRNA ligase has product MAADKIDTIVSLSKRRGFVYPCSEIYGGQRAAWDYGPLGVELKENIKRQWWRAMVTGREDVVGLDSSVILAREVWEASGHVATFNDPLTECTSCHKRYRADHLEEAYEAKHHKLPANGLADVNCPNCGTKGQFTEPKQFSGMLKTHLGVTEDASGLAYLRPETAQGIFINFAAVQTTSRKKPPFGIAQTGKSFRNEITPGNFIFRTREFEQMEMEFFVKPGEDEKWHEYWLQERWDWYTNLGIREENIRFYEHAKEKLSHYAKRTVDIEYRFNFGGNEFGELEGIANRTDYDLRSHSEASGVDLKYFDQESNERWYPYVIEPAAGVNRAMLAFMIDAYREDEAPNAKGVMEKRVVMRLDPRLAPVKVAVLPLSRNADLSPKARGLAADLRKNWNVEFDDAGAIGRRYRRQDEIGTPFCITVDFDTLDDNAVTIRERDTMQQTRVSLDQVQNFLAPKLLGC; this is encoded by the coding sequence GTGGCCGCCGACAAGATCGACACCATCGTCAGCCTGAGCAAGCGCCGTGGCTTCGTGTACCCGTGCAGTGAGATCTACGGCGGCCAGCGTGCCGCCTGGGACTACGGGCCGCTGGGCGTGGAGCTGAAGGAGAACATCAAGCGCCAGTGGTGGCGGGCGATGGTCACCGGGCGCGAGGACGTGGTGGGTCTCGACTCCTCGGTGATCCTGGCCCGTGAGGTCTGGGAGGCCTCCGGCCACGTCGCCACCTTCAACGACCCGCTCACCGAGTGCACCTCCTGCCACAAGCGCTACCGCGCCGACCACCTGGAGGAGGCGTACGAGGCCAAGCACCACAAGCTCCCCGCGAACGGCCTCGCCGACGTCAACTGCCCCAACTGCGGCACCAAGGGCCAGTTCACCGAGCCCAAGCAGTTCTCCGGCATGCTGAAGACCCACCTCGGCGTGACCGAGGACGCCTCCGGCCTGGCCTACCTGCGCCCGGAGACCGCCCAGGGCATCTTCATCAACTTCGCCGCGGTGCAGACCACCTCGCGCAAGAAGCCGCCGTTCGGCATCGCCCAGACCGGCAAGAGCTTCCGCAACGAGATCACGCCCGGCAACTTCATCTTCCGCACCCGCGAGTTCGAGCAGATGGAGATGGAGTTCTTCGTCAAGCCGGGCGAGGACGAGAAGTGGCACGAGTACTGGCTGCAGGAGCGCTGGGACTGGTACACGAACCTCGGCATCCGCGAGGAGAACATCCGCTTCTACGAGCACGCGAAGGAGAAGCTCTCCCACTACGCCAAGCGCACCGTGGACATCGAGTACCGCTTCAACTTCGGCGGCAACGAGTTCGGTGAGCTGGAGGGCATCGCCAACCGCACCGACTACGACCTGCGCTCGCACAGCGAGGCGTCCGGCGTGGACCTCAAGTACTTCGACCAGGAGTCCAACGAGCGCTGGTACCCCTACGTCATCGAGCCGGCGGCCGGCGTCAACCGCGCCATGCTCGCCTTCATGATCGACGCCTACCGCGAGGACGAGGCGCCGAACGCCAAGGGTGTCATGGAGAAGCGCGTCGTGATGCGTCTCGACCCGCGTCTCGCGCCGGTCAAGGTCGCGGTGCTGCCGCTGTCGCGCAACGCCGACCTCTCCCCGAAGGCCCGCGGCCTGGCCGCGGACCTGCGCAAGAACTGGAACGTCGAGTTCGACGACGCCGGGGCGATCGGCCGTCGCTACCGTCGCCAGGACGAGATCGGCACGCCGTTCTGCATCACGGTCGACTTCGACACCCTGGACGACAACGCGGTGACGATCCGCGAGCGCGACACCATGCAGCAGACCCGCGTCTCGCTGGACCAGGTCCAGAACTTCCTGGCCCCGAAGCTGCTCGGCTGCTAG
- a CDS encoding Fur family transcriptional regulator: MTPANQSSPARSTRQRTAVASLLAEVDDFRSAQELHDLLKHRGDSVGLTTVYRTLQSLADAGEIDVLRTDDGEAVYRRCSSGHHHHLVCRSCGRTVEVEGPAVERWADGVAREHGFVDVAHTLEIFGTCAVCAAAQAAPAAQAE; this comes from the coding sequence GTGACCCCCGCGAACCAGTCGTCCCCCGCCAGGTCGACCCGTCAGCGCACCGCCGTCGCCTCGCTGCTCGCGGAGGTGGACGACTTCCGCAGCGCGCAGGAGCTGCACGACCTGCTCAAGCACCGGGGCGACTCGGTGGGCCTGACCACGGTCTACCGCACGCTGCAGTCGCTCGCCGACGCGGGTGAGATCGACGTGCTGCGCACCGACGACGGCGAGGCCGTCTACCGACGCTGCAGCAGCGGACACCACCACCACCTGGTCTGCCGCTCCTGCGGCCGGACCGTCGAGGTGGAAGGTCCGGCCGTGGAGCGCTGGGCCGACGGCGTGGCACGCGAGCACGGCTTCGTCGACGTCGCGCACACCCTGGAGATCTTCGGCACCTGCGCCGTCTGCGCGGCCGCCCAGGCGGCCCCGGCGGCGCAGGCCGAGTAA
- a CDS encoding isoprenyl transferase — MATARRGLFGSRRSREYLPPTPHPSGAQPPKIPGELVPEHVAIVMDGNGRWAKERGLPRTEGHKVGEGVVLDVLKGCIELGVKNLSLYAFSTENWKRSPDEVRFLMNFNRDVIHRRRDEMNDMGIRIRWAGRMPKLWKSVVQELQVAEEMTRDNDAMTLYMCVNYGGRAEIADAAAALAKDVAEGRLDPGKVNEKTFAKYMYHRDMPDVDLFIRPSGEQRTSNFLLWQSAYAEMVFQDVLWPDFDRRDLWRACEEFAMRDRRYGGALPNEATVPAQLGESEES, encoded by the coding sequence ATGGCTACGGCACGGCGCGGACTCTTCGGCAGCAGGCGGAGCAGGGAGTACCTCCCGCCCACCCCGCACCCGAGCGGCGCGCAGCCGCCCAAGATCCCGGGCGAGCTGGTCCCCGAGCACGTCGCCATCGTCATGGACGGCAACGGCCGCTGGGCGAAGGAGCGGGGGCTGCCGCGCACGGAGGGCCACAAGGTCGGCGAGGGCGTCGTCCTCGACGTGCTCAAGGGCTGCATCGAGCTGGGCGTGAAGAACCTCTCGCTCTACGCCTTCTCGACCGAGAACTGGAAGCGCTCGCCCGACGAGGTCCGCTTCCTGATGAACTTCAACCGTGACGTCATCCACCGCCGCCGCGACGAGATGAACGACATGGGCATCCGGATCCGCTGGGCCGGCCGCATGCCCAAGCTGTGGAAGTCCGTCGTGCAGGAGCTCCAGGTCGCGGAGGAGATGACCCGCGACAACGACGCGATGACCCTCTACATGTGCGTCAACTACGGCGGGCGCGCCGAGATCGCCGACGCGGCGGCGGCGCTCGCCAAGGACGTCGCCGAGGGCAGGCTCGACCCTGGCAAGGTCAACGAGAAGACCTTCGCGAAGTACATGTACCACCGCGACATGCCGGACGTGGACCTGTTCATCCGCCCGAGCGGTGAGCAGCGCACGTCCAACTTCCTGCTGTGGCAGTCCGCCTACGCCGAGATGGTGTTCCAGGACGTGCTCTGGCCGGACTTCGACCGCCGCGACCTGTGGCGGGCGTGCGAGGAGTTCGCGATGCGCGACCGCCGCTACGGCGGGGCGCTGCCGAACGAGGCGACGGTCCCCGCGCAGCTCGGCGAGTCCGAGGAGAGCTGA